Within Halobacterium jilantaiense, the genomic segment CGGTCGGCCGCCTCGATTCCCGTAGCCCTGCTCGGTCTGCTGGCGCTCGGCCTGTTCGCCGCCAGCATCGCGGTCGTCCTCGTCGCTGTCGTGCCCGACGCGAAGTTCGCGAGCATCGTCGCCGTCAGCGTCGTCATGCTCGCCTTCTTCCTCACCGGCTACAACGGCATCCAGCCCGGGATGCTCGCCGGCGCTGCCGACTTCGTGAACGTCGTCCCGAACGCGCTCGCCACCCGGCTGGCCGTCCACCACCTCGTCGCCGCCGGCGGGTGGGCGCAAGCCGGACTGGCACCGCCCGGCGCGCCGACGAGCGCGGGCCACGTCGCGCTGCTCGCCGGCTACGCGGCGGCCGGGCTCACGCTCGCCGTCGCCGCCACCCGCCGCTCGCTCTACGGGGGTGAGGTCCGGTGAGCGTCGACCGGCCCGCCGTCGAGGCCCGGAACGTCCACAAAGCCTACGGCGAGGACGGCGTCCTCGACGGCGTCGACCTCACCGTCGCCGAGAACGAAGTGCTGCTGTTGATGGGGCCTAACGGCACCGGGAAGACGGTGTTGCTGTCGTGTCTCGCCGGTGCCACCGAGCCCTCCGAGGGCTCGGTGTCGGTGTTCGGGACGCCCGTCAGCGAAGACGGCGGCCACAGCCTCTCGCTGCTGCTGCAGGGCGGCGCGAGCGTCGAAACGCTCTCGGGCCGCGAGACGGCCGCGTTCTACTCTCGGCTCCACCCCGAGTTCACGGACCGCTGGCGGACGTACGTCGACGACCTCGGCATCGGCGGCGACCTCGACAAACGCATCAAGTACTACTCGGAGGGCATGAAACGCAAGCTCGAACTCTCGCTGGCGCTGTCCGTCGACGCGCCGCTGTACCTCCTCGACGAACCGACCGCGGGCGTCGACCTCTCGATGGTGCAGTCGTTCCACCGCGTCATCCGCGACCGCGTCGCGGACGGCGGGACCGTCGTCGCCACGAGCCACCGGCCCGTCGACGCCGACCTCGCCGACCGCGTCGCGTTCGTGAACGGCGGCGGCGTGCTCGCCGTCGACACCCCCGAGGCGCTGCTGGACGGCGTCCCGACCGTCGTGCGAGTGGTCGGCCGGGCTGCCACCGGCGACGCCCTCTCCCCGCACGTCGTCGGCGAGCCGTTCTACCACGGCGACGAACGCCGCGGATTCCTCCGTGAGCACGCGACTGTGGCGGACGTCCGCGAACACGCCGGCGACGCCACCGTCGAAACCGTGGAACCGAGCTACACCGACGCGTTCAACTACTACGTCCACGCAGCCGCCGACGATGAGTGAGGACGTCGACCCCCAGGCGCTCCAGCAGGATCTCGACCGCATCAAGGACGCGATGGGCATCGCGGAGCGCTACGAGAGCGCGCCCGAACAGTGGCTGCTGTTCAGCGTCCTCGTGGCGGCCGGGAGCGCCATCTCTCAGGCCCTCCTCTTCGAGCGGGCGGCCGGCTTCTGGTTCCCCGTCGTCTGGTTCGGGCTGTTCGGTGCCGGCTCCGTCGCGCTCTCCCGGCGCTACGACTACGCCTTCGGCCCAGGCCACAGCGAGCCGAACGTCGGCTTCCAGATTCTCGTCGTCTACCTCGGGTCGTTCGCCGCGCTGTTCGCCGTCGACCCGTTCCTCCCGGAGCTCGGCTACCTGACGGAGAACGCGCTCACACTCGGACTCGTCGCCGTGATGCTCGGGCTCGGGTACCTCGTCGCCGGCGAGACGCTGAAGGCCTACCGCATCCGCGCACGGGACCGCTACGTGCTGCACGGTGGGGGCGTCCTCCTGGTCGTCCTCGGCGTCGCCATCCCGAACGTCGATGTCCTGCACACGTGGGGCTACGCCGCCTTCGGCGCATCGTACGTGGTTTACGCCGCAGCCTCCTACCTCGTGTTGACCCGAACGTAGGATGGACCTCGACAAGCTCGTCCACCAGCCGACCCGGCTCGAACTGTTCGCGTACCTCTACCGCCACGGCGAAGCCAGTTTCGGCGACCTCACGGACGAACTGGACCTCACAGAGGGGAACCTCTCCAGTCACCTCCAGCGCATGGAGGACGCCGGTGCCGTCGAGGTCCGCAAGGAGTTCGTGGACAAGCGGCCGCACACGACGGCGGTGCTCACCGAGGACGGCGAGGCGATGTTCGAGGACCACGTCCAGACGCTCCAGGGGCTCATCGACGACCTACAATAGCCGAAAAGCGAGTCGTTCGACGGGCTGTCCGAACCGTCTACGGTTCGAGGCGGTCGGGGTCCCGCGGGAAGAGGATGGCTTCCTTGATGTTGTCGAGGCCGGCGAGCTGCTGGACGAGGCGGTCGATGCCGAGCCCGTAGCCGCCGTGGGGCGGGACGCCGTAGCGGAACGCGTCGAGGTAGAACTCGAAGTTCTCCGGCTCGACGCCCTGCTCGCGCATCTTCGCCGTCAGGCGCTCGATGTCGTGTTCACGCTGCCCGCCGGAGGACAGCTCCTGGCCGAGGTACAGCAGGTCGAACTTCCGGGACGCGATGTCGTCGCCCTCGACGTCCTGCCGGTAGTAGAACTTCTCGTTCGGGTAGCCGACGACGAACACCGCGGGGTGGCCCTGCTCCTCGAAGTACTTGCCGAGCAGGCGCTCGCCCTTCGTGTCGAGGTCGTCGTCGTCCTCGGGGACGTGGTTGTACTCGTCGGCGAGAATCTCGCGGGCCTCCTCGAAGGTGATGCGCGGGAAGTCCTCCTCGGGGACCGAGAGGTCCGAACCGAGTTCGTCGAGTTCGCGCTGGGCGTGCTCGACGACGTGCCGGATGGTGTGTCGCAGGGACTCCTCCTGGACGTCCATCACGTCGTGGTGGTCCTCGACGTAGCCGAGTTCCACGTCGAACATCGCGATTTCGGAAACGTGCCGGGAGGTCCCGAAGTCCTCGGCGCGGAACGCGTGCCCGACCTCGAACAGCCGGTCGAAGCCAGAGGCAACGAGAATCTGCTTGTAGAGCTGCGGGCTCTGGGAGAGGTACGCTTCCTTGTCGTAGTAGACGACCGGGAAGAGGTCCGCACCGCCTTCTGCGCCCGCGGTGGAGAGTTCGGGCGTGTCGACCTCCTCGAAGCGGTTGTCGTAGAACCAGTCGGTCATCGCCTGCATCGCCTTCGAGCGCAGCGAGAAGACGGCCTTCGTCGACGGCTTCCGCACGTCGAGGTGGCGCTCGTCGAGGCGCGTCGAGAGGTCCGCGTCGACGTCCTTCGAGATTTCGATGGACGGCACGTCCGTCGCCTCGCTGACGACGGTGAGTTCGGTCGGCGCGAGTTCGACGCCGCCCGGAGCCTGGTCGCTGGCTTCCAGCGTGCCGGTGACCTGCACCACGTCCTCGCTGTCGAGGTCTTCCGCCGTCTCGAACAGGTCGGGGGTGTCGTCTTCCTTCGCGACGACCTGCAGGCGGCCGGTGCCGTCCCGCACGATGACGAACAGGATGCCGCCGAGGTCGCGCAGTTCGTGGACGTGGCCGGCGATGGTGGTCTCGTCGCCGTCGTCCTCGGGCGTTACGTCTTCGATGTAGGTTCGTTCGAGCATTGGTGGAGTGTCGTCTGGATGTTCGTCGGCGCGTCGCGACGGCGAGTCCGGTCGGTCGGGAGAATGTCTGGTGGCCTGCTCACGCAGGCGCAGTACCGCAGGCGACACCCCGACCACGACCACAGCGACACCGCGGCGGGCGTCGCGCGATTCGACCGGTGTGTGTCGCCGTCATCGTCGCTACTGCCGAGTCGTGCGCCCACCTACGTATGATTTGCGAACCTGCGTGGCGTCGCGGCCGCGCGGCGGAGCCGGGCGGCGCACCGCGCCCGCAAGCAGACGGGTGCGTACAGAGCGCGCACCCCCGAGCAAAACGGTGTTAGTTGTCGTCTTCCCGCCAGCGGTGTTCGCACTCGGTGCAGATGAAGAAGCGCGTCTCGGACTCGTCGGCGGAGCGAATCTGCTGCATGTACCAGTGTGCGCTGTCGTTCTCACACTGGGGGCAGACGACCTCGGTGGTGGGGAGGCCCTTGTCTTCGGCGTCGCTGACGTCGACGATGTCGGTCTCTTCCTGGCCTTCGGTGACGACGAAGCTGGCGTTCGGGTCCTTGGGCTGTTTGTTCCCGCAGCTCCCACACACCCAGAGCTCGTCGTCGGCTTTCATCATCGAGCCGCAGTCGTCGCAGAACTCCATAGTCGTCGGCTAGCGCGGCCCGGATGTTAAGCGACGCGTTTCAGCCGCCGTCCGGGTGCGGGTGCGTGTTCCCCGCGTGGCGTGCCTGCTCCCGAACTGTCAAACCCTGTGGGTCCGAGAACGGTTGTGATGGGTATCCTCGACACCGACAGACGGGTGCTGGTGTTGGCGATGGCGCGGATGGCCGACGCGCTCGGCAACTCCTTTCTCATCGTCGTGCTCCCGGCGTACATCGGCGCTGAAGGCCGGGTCGCTGTCGACTCGTTCACCGGCCAGTTGGCCGTAGCGGGCGTCGACGTGCTGGTGGTCACGCCCGCGCTGCTCATCGGGCTCGTGCTCTCGATGTTCGGGTTCCTGAACAGCTTCCTCCAGCCGCTGTCCGGCCGGCTCTCCGACCGCGCCGGCGTCCGGAAGCCGTTCATCCTCGGCGGGCTCGCGCTGCTCGCGGTCGCCTCGGGCGCGTACTCGTTCGTCTCCGACTACCGGCTGGTGCTGGTGTTGCGCGCCCTCCAGGGCGTCGGCGCTGCGCTCACGGTCCCGGCGACGGTCGCGCTCGTGAACGAACTCGGCACCACCGACACCCGCGGGAACAACTTCGGCGTGTTCAACACCTTCCGACTCATCGGGTTCGGGTTCGGTCCAATCGTCGCCGGTGTGGTGCTGACGCGGTTCGGGTTCGACGCCGCGTTCGCCGTCGCGGTCGTCGGCGCGCTCGTGTCGTTCGCGCTCGTCGAGTGGCTCGTCGAAGAGCCACCGCGGGCCGACGCCGAGGCCGGCGAGGACCTCTCTATCGCCGTCCGTGGCGACCGGAGCCTCCTCGACCCCGTGTTCGCGCTCGGTATCGCGACCGTCTGCATGGGCATCTGCATCGCGCTGTTCGCGACCCTCGAAGCCACCATCAACGACCGCCTCGGGCAGTCCTCGGTCCTGTTCGGCGCGCAGTTCGGCGCGGTGACGCTGGCGAACGTCGTCTTCCAGGTCCCGATCGGGGACGCCAGCGACACGTACGGCCGACGGCCGTTCATCGTCGCCGGGTTCGTGCTCCTGATTCCCGCGACGCTCGCCCAGGGGTACGCGCCGACGCCCGCGACGATGGTGCTCGCGCGGTTCGTGCAGGGCATCGCCGTGGCGGCGGTGTTCGCGCCCTCGCTCGCAGTCGCCGGCGACCTCGCGCGCAAGGGGGCGTCCGGCAGCACGCTGTCCGTGCTCACGATGGGGTTCGGGCTCGGCACCGCTATCGGGCCACTGGCCTCCGGATTCCTCGTCCGGTTCGGGTTCGCGGTGCCGTTCGCCGTCGGGAGCGCGCTCGCGGCGCTCGCGCTCGCCGTCGTCTACACGCAGGTCCGGGAGACCGTGGAGGACGCGGAGTCGGTGCGGGCCGTGCCCGGCGACTAGTTACTCGAAGTCGGGGTCGCGGTCGTCGAGGAACGCCTGCATCCCCTCGCGCTGGTCGTGGCTGCCGAACAGCCCCGCCCACGCCCGCGCCTCGAAGTCGAGGCCGGCGGCGAGATTGGTCTCGTGGCTCGCGTTGATGGCTTCTTTCGCGGCGCGGAGCGCGGTCGCGGGCTGGGCGGCGAGGTCGGCGGCGAGGTCGGCGACGTGGTCGTCCAGTTCGTCGTGCGCGACGACCTCGCCGACGAGCCCTTCCTCGTAGGCGTCCGTGGCGTCCAGGCGGTCTCCGAAGTAGATGAGGCGGCGCGCCGTCTCGTCGCCGACGAGCCGCGGGAGCCGCTGGGTGCCACCCCAGCCCGGGACGATGCCGAGGTCGATTTCGGTCTGCCCGAGCAGCGCGCGCTCGCTGGCGACCCGGAGGTCGCAGGCCAGCGCGAGCTCCATCCCGCCGCCGAACGCGTAGCCGTTGATGGCCGCGACGGCGGGCGCGGGGAACTCCTCGATGGCGCTCGCGACGCCGTGGCCGAGCTCCGCGTACGCCTGCGCCTCGGCGGTGTCCATGTCCACCATGTAGGAGATGTCCGCGCCCGCGACGAACGCGTCGTCGCCCGCGCCCGTCAGGACGAGCGCGCGGGCGTCCTCGTCTTCGGCCGCCTCGATGGCGTCCTCCAGCGCGTGCAGCGTCGGGACGTTCAGCGCGTTCAGACTCTCGGGCCGGTCGATGGTGATGGTCGCTACGCCGTCTTCGACGGTGAGGTCGACGGTGTCTGCCATACCCGGGCGGACGGGTGCCGGGACAAAAGCCTCCGGGGTCTTCGCAAATCCGATATACCGGTCTCCCGAACGACGCCACATGACTCTCTCCGAGGAGGAGCGCGAGCGCCTGGCGGACCTCGTGGCCCTCCAGCCGACGAAGAACAGCGACCTCCAGGACCGCTGGGGGCTCGAGTCCGGCAGTGACGTCCACCAGTACCTCGAAGACCACCTGCGGGACTACTACTACCGCGACGAGAACTCGATGATTCGCGCGACCGCAGAGGCCTCCGAACTCGTCGGGGACGTCGACGAGGACGGCGAAGCGCCCGCCGTCCACATGTCCGACACCGAGCAGATGGTGTTCGCGGTCATCGCCGGTCCCGAGGAGCGCTCCGAGAGCGTCGTCTCCGTCCTGCACGCCGTCCGGGACGCGTACGACGACGCCGACCTCGAATCCGGAGACGTGCGGCGCGCGCTCCAGACGCTCAAACGCAAGGGCATCGTCGAAGTCGAGAACCGCACCGTCCCCACCTACCGCCTCGCGGTCCCGCGCGAGGATGTCACCGTCGCAGACGACTGACGCCACACTCGTTTCTGCTCCGCCTACCGCTGTCGGTCCCGTCGCTCCGAGAGCACGTCTCTGACCGTCGCTCCCGGGCCGCCCTCGATCGGCCACCCTCGCTGCCGCCACGCCGGGGGCTCGGGCTCGTATTCCGGACACGACCCCGAACACTCGGCTGCCGTCTGCTCTCGCTGCTTGGCCGCACAGCGCGGCACGTACCCGTGGTCGGCTTCGACCACGCGGAAGTGCCGGCAGTCCGGCCGCATCGTGTCGACGTACGACCGCCACCCCCGCTCGTAGGCGCGCTCCGCGAGTTCGAGGCGTTTGTCGGCCTTCCAGTCGGCGTCGACGTACTCGAAGCCCGCGGCCGACTGGTCGAACGCACCGCCCGAGGGTCGGTCGGTGATTCTCGTTCCGGTCGCGTCGGCGTCCAGCGACTGCGGCAGCCACTCGACGGACGCCGCGCCGTCGTCGAACGCGAGGATGCCGGCCTCGACGGGAATCTCGGTGAGCAGCGCGCGCTCCACGTCCCCGTCCGATTCGGTCGCGAGCCACACCTCGTCGGCCAGTCCGAGCGCCACGTCGCGCTCCAGTTGGTCCGCGAGCGCGTCCGCCGCCGACGCGTCCAGGTCGGGCTTGTTCTCGATGGCGACGATTCGCTCTACCCAGTCGGGGTACGGCCACTTCCGTCTGAGCTCTATCTTGTTGCCGTTTCGCCGCGTCTCCACGACGCCGCGGTCGGCGGCCTGATGGACGGCCGCCCGGACGTACCGCCACGGGTACCCCGGATGGGGGAGCGCGTCGCGGTAGTACTGCCAGTCGGCGGGCGCGTGCCGGACGACGTGCAGGAGGTCCGAGTCCAGACGCTGCTCGCCGAAGCGGCGTCGCTGCGCGAGGCCCTCGGGGTCGACCT encodes:
- a CDS encoding DUF5797 family protein, translated to MTLSEEERERLADLVALQPTKNSDLQDRWGLESGSDVHQYLEDHLRDYYYRDENSMIRATAEASELVGDVDEDGEAPAVHMSDTEQMVFAVIAGPEERSESVVSVLHAVRDAYDDADLESGDVRRALQTLKRKGIVEVENRTVPTYRLAVPREDVTVADD
- a CDS encoding DUF5787 family protein, with product MTGHEFGFELRVCAWAEQRWRPEGDDVPRIVARQLGTRNRRWDTVVVEVDPEGLAQRRRFGEQRLDSDLLHVVRHAPADWQYYRDALPHPGYPWRYVRAAVHQAADRGVVETRRNGNKIELRRKWPYPDWVERIVAIENKPDLDASAADALADQLERDVALGLADEVWLATESDGDVERALLTEIPVEAGILAFDDGAASVEWLPQSLDADATGTRITDRPSGGAFDQSAAGFEYVDADWKADKRLELAERAYERGWRSYVDTMRPDCRHFRVVEADHGYVPRCAAKQREQTAAECSGSCPEYEPEPPAWRQRGWPIEGGPGATVRDVLSERRDRQR
- a CDS encoding transcription factor S translates to MEFCDDCGSMMKADDELWVCGSCGNKQPKDPNASFVVTEGQEETDIVDVSDAEDKGLPTTEVVCPQCENDSAHWYMQQIRSADESETRFFICTECEHRWREDDN
- a CDS encoding MFS transporter; this translates as MGILDTDRRVLVLAMARMADALGNSFLIVVLPAYIGAEGRVAVDSFTGQLAVAGVDVLVVTPALLIGLVLSMFGFLNSFLQPLSGRLSDRAGVRKPFILGGLALLAVASGAYSFVSDYRLVLVLRALQGVGAALTVPATVALVNELGTTDTRGNNFGVFNTFRLIGFGFGPIVAGVVLTRFGFDAAFAVAVVGALVSFALVEWLVEEPPRADAEAGEDLSIAVRGDRSLLDPVFALGIATVCMGICIALFATLEATINDRLGQSSVLFGAQFGAVTLANVVFQVPIGDASDTYGRRPFIVAGFVLLIPATLAQGYAPTPATMVLARFVQGIAVAAVFAPSLAVAGDLARKGASGSTLSVLTMGFGLGTAIGPLASGFLVRFGFAVPFAVGSALAALALAVVYTQVRETVEDAESVRAVPGD
- a CDS encoding ABC transporter ATP-binding protein; protein product: MSVDRPAVEARNVHKAYGEDGVLDGVDLTVAENEVLLLMGPNGTGKTVLLSCLAGATEPSEGSVSVFGTPVSEDGGHSLSLLLQGGASVETLSGRETAAFYSRLHPEFTDRWRTYVDDLGIGGDLDKRIKYYSEGMKRKLELSLALSVDAPLYLLDEPTAGVDLSMVQSFHRVIRDRVADGGTVVATSHRPVDADLADRVAFVNGGGVLAVDTPEALLDGVPTVVRVVGRAATGDALSPHVVGEPFYHGDERRGFLREHATVADVREHAGDATVETVEPSYTDAFNYYVHAAADDE
- the aspS gene encoding aspartate--tRNA(Asn) ligase; amino-acid sequence: MLERTYIEDVTPEDDGDETTIAGHVHELRDLGGILFVIVRDGTGRLQVVAKEDDTPDLFETAEDLDSEDVVQVTGTLEASDQAPGGVELAPTELTVVSEATDVPSIEISKDVDADLSTRLDERHLDVRKPSTKAVFSLRSKAMQAMTDWFYDNRFEEVDTPELSTAGAEGGADLFPVVYYDKEAYLSQSPQLYKQILVASGFDRLFEVGHAFRAEDFGTSRHVSEIAMFDVELGYVEDHHDVMDVQEESLRHTIRHVVEHAQRELDELGSDLSVPEEDFPRITFEEAREILADEYNHVPEDDDDLDTKGERLLGKYFEEQGHPAVFVVGYPNEKFYYRQDVEGDDIASRKFDLLYLGQELSSGGQREHDIERLTAKMREQGVEPENFEFYLDAFRYGVPPHGGYGLGIDRLVQQLAGLDNIKEAILFPRDPDRLEP
- a CDS encoding enoyl-CoA hydratase/isomerase family protein, whose product is MADTVDLTVEDGVATITIDRPESLNALNVPTLHALEDAIEAAEDEDARALVLTGAGDDAFVAGADISYMVDMDTAEAQAYAELGHGVASAIEEFPAPAVAAINGYAFGGGMELALACDLRVASERALLGQTEIDLGIVPGWGGTQRLPRLVGDETARRLIYFGDRLDATDAYEEGLVGEVVAHDELDDHVADLAADLAAQPATALRAAKEAINASHETNLAAGLDFEARAWAGLFGSHDQREGMQAFLDDRDPDFE
- a CDS encoding transcriptional regulator, with the translated sequence MDLDKLVHQPTRLELFAYLYRHGEASFGDLTDELDLTEGNLSSHLQRMEDAGAVEVRKEFVDKRPHTTAVLTEDGEAMFEDHVQTLQGLIDDLQ